The nucleotide window GCACCGGTGAAAACACCTGTTTTCTCTTTTGCAAGGTCAGTACGCTCAAGGTCGCTCTTAGTTTTGACTTTATCTAAATAGGCTTCAACCGCCGCACGTTGCTCAGCTGTCGTAATTTTATCAACAAATGCGTGTTCCGGAGCTAATACGGCATATGTGGCACCAAATAAAGTATCCGGACGGGTTGTAAAAACCGTGAAGGTTTCCTCATGTCCATCAATTGCGAAAGTAACTTCCGCACCTTCAGAGCGGCCAATCCAGTTGCGCTGCATTTCCTTCAAGCTCTCAGGCCAATCTAATTCTTCTAGGTCTTCAAGTAAACGATCACCATAGGCGGTGATTTTTAACATCCATTGCTTCATCGGACGGCGCTCTACTGGATGTCCGCCGCGTTCACTTTTGCCATCGATTACTTCTTCATTTGCTAATACGGTTCCTAGTGCCGGACACCAGTTTACGGCGACCTCATCAATATAGGCGAGGCCTTTTTCCCAAAGCTTTAAGAAAATCCACTGTGTCCATTTATAATATTCCGGATCTGTTGTGTTTACTTCACGATCCCAGTCATAGGAGAAACCTAATGCTTTAATTTGTCTGCGAAAAGTATTAATGTTCTGTTCGGTAAATTCTGCGGGATCGTTACCTGTATCCAACGCATATTGTTCTGCCGGAAGTCCGAATGCGTCCCATCCCATTGGATGAAGAACATTATATCCCTGCATTCGTTTTAAACGGGAAAGAATATCTGTTGCGGTATAACCTTCAGGGTGTCCAACATGAAGTCCAGCCCCTGATGGATATGGAAACATATCTAAAGCATAGAATTTGCGTTTATCGTATTCTTCACTTGTTTTGAATATTTTTTCTGTTTCCCATTTTTGTTGCCATTTCTTTTCAATTTGCTGATGGTCGAAACTCATTGTCTGTTCCTCCTAAAAAAAGATAAAAGCGGAAGCGCCTTGTTCAGCCCCGACAAGCATAAGACGAGCCGGTGAGAAGGTTGTTTTTTAACCTTCTTGCCGGATTGGCTTATGACCTCGAGGGGCTAGGCGCTGCAGCTAGATAAAAATAAAAAACCTCTCATCCCAAAAGGGACGAGAGGATTGTATGTATCTTCCCGCGGTACCACCCACATTAGTGCTCATGCACTCGCTTCATTCATCCTTAACGCGGAAAACGGCAAACATTACTGCTCCTTCATGCTTGCAACTCAAAGGCGAGTTCATGATGTACCCGGTTGACTTCCACCAGCCGCCAACTCTCTTTTGGTTTCGGGTATGAACCACTACTACTCCTGATCACTGTTTTTCTAATATAAAAAGTATTACGGTTATTGTATTAAATTTTCCGGCAGTATGCAAGTAAACTTGCGCCTATTTTCATGATGGACAAGAATACCTCCATTTAAACAAGCAAAAAAAAGAACAATGTGATAACAATCAACACTGTCCTTTCCACGTGGACAAATACCTACATTTGTCCACGAACGGTGCCTGACACCATTTTCCTTTTTATTCCACGATCATACAACAGGGTGGTGACGATTGCGATGAGGAATAGTCCAATCAATAGGATAAATAATGTGGACATGCTCTGCATGTCAACAATTATTCCGCCTAGTAAGGGGCCAATCATTCTTCCACCGGTTGAGGTGCTGTTGACAATTCCTTGATAGAAGCCTTCTCTCCCCTTAGGAGCTAAATCGAAAGCGATGGTAGGAACGGCTGGCCAGATGAACATTTCACCGATGGATAAGATGATCATCGCAACCAGGAATCCTGAAAAGGCGCTCGCCTTTCCGGCAACTAAAAAGGAAACGATGAAGATTCCAATTCCAATAAGGATTTGCACCTTAAGTGATGCTGATAAATACTTTAAGACACCATTTAAAAGCGGCTGCCCGAGAACGATGATCGCACCGTTTATCGTCCAAAGTAAACTATATTGCGTCAATGAAATATTGATTTCCTGGGTGTAAGAGGCAATCGTTGTCGTCCATTGGCTATAAGCAACCCAGCACAGCAAATAGCCCGCACAAACAATCAATAATGCCTGTAAGTTCACTTTACTTCTTACAACATTTAACGCTTTTTCTTTATGATCATGTATGACAGCGTCGACCACGATTCCCTTATAGCCAATCACAGCTATTAGTAAAAAGATGACATACATGATCGTATTGGCTAAGAAGATTAATTGGAAAGAGTAATCTGCTACCATCCCGCCAAGTGATGCACCTACCGCAACCCCAAGGTTTTGCGCGACATAAAGGGCATTGAACGATTTCCGCCCGCCTTCTTTCCAAACTGAACCTGCCATGGCATACATAGATGGAAAAATAATTCCTGTTCCAAATCCGGTGATGGTCAGAAAAATAACGTATTGTGGCCAATCATGCCAAATAGATAAGCCGATAAGCGCTAAAAGGGAAATACCAATCCCTAGTATGATAGATTTATAACCACCCATTTTATCGAATAAATGGCCGCCATAAAGATTTCCGATGACATTTGCTCCCGAGTTGAGCATAAGGACAACCCCTGCAACAGATAAGGACTTTCCTAAATGATCGTGAATATAGATTGTATTTAAAGGCCATAAAAAAGAAGAGCCTATTACATTCACTGCCATCCCGATGATTAAAAGCCATAAGGCTCGTGGCATGAAAAACGCTCCTTTATCATTAACTATTTCAATTCCCTTGGTTATTTTAATTGTTTTTCTGATAAGGTGCAATCCTTTTATTTTTCCATATTTCGCAGGGAAATGATTCCGCGGGTTTCGGCCTGGATTCCGCGAAATTGTTGAATAATTCCGCGAACTTTTCCATACATTCCGCGAACCCGCTGCACATAACCGAAACCATTGACAGCGTACCGAAATTTCAGCAAAATAAATATAAGAAAACACTGTCTCCAAAAAGGAAACAGTGTTTTCCAAAACAATTTCAAGGGCTCTTTCCAAATTTCTTCTTCCTTCTTGGTCGGACGAAAAAGAATTTCATCATGGAAAGAGTCTATTTTTTGAGCGATGTTGGTACAACTGGTGCCTGTGCTGGGAAATAGCTGTTAACAGCATGGTCTTTTTTCTTCTCATTTACTTTCTCATCAGCTACAGCCTTTTTAGCCTTTTCAATTTCCTGATCAAGCACTTCCATGTTGACACCTTTTTTCACAAGTTCTTCTGTTGCAAGGCGAATCGCTTTGTTAGACTGTTCAATCGAAATCCTCAATGAATCCATCGACCCTTGTGGATTATGGAAGCCTGAAGAGTTTTCAGCCGCAATAATATCCCAGAACCATTGACCCTTACGCACAAATTCCTGCGCTTCTT belongs to Neobacillus sp. OS1-2 and includes:
- a CDS encoding MFS transporter, which translates into the protein MPRALWLLIIGMAVNVIGSSFLWPLNTIYIHDHLGKSLSVAGVVLMLNSGANVIGNLYGGHLFDKMGGYKSIILGIGISLLALIGLSIWHDWPQYVIFLTITGFGTGIIFPSMYAMAGSVWKEGGRKSFNALYVAQNLGVAVGASLGGMVADYSFQLIFLANTIMYVIFLLIAVIGYKGIVVDAVIHDHKEKALNVVRSKVNLQALLIVCAGYLLCWVAYSQWTTTIASYTQEINISLTQYSLLWTINGAIIVLGQPLLNGVLKYLSASLKVQILIGIGIFIVSFLVAGKASAFSGFLVAMIILSIGEMFIWPAVPTIAFDLAPKGREGFYQGIVNSTSTGGRMIGPLLGGIIVDMQSMSTLFILLIGLFLIAIVTTLLYDRGIKRKMVSGTVRGQM